A region from the Janthinobacterium agaricidamnosum genome encodes:
- a CDS encoding L-cystine transporter, whose product MAINIILNLLVALIVFAFMFHQQRKHATFTVRVFTGLGLGVLLGAAVQWLYGAGSPVIAGTNEYIDIVGSGYVKLLQMIIMPLIMVSIISAILKLKDASSLGKISALTIGTLLITTTIAAALGILMAKLFGLTAVGLTSSAAEVARGVQLQGSLETAKALSLPKLLVSFVPTNPFLDMTGARKTSTIAVVVFSIFIGISATGIAAKKPEIFASFEHFMKVAHAIVMRMVTLVLRLTPYGVFALMFEVVASSSYTDILKLINFVVASYSALILMFLVHLAIIAGVGLNPLRFVKKVFPVLAFAFTSRTSAGSIPMSVQTQTQRLGTPEGIANFAASFGSTIGQNGCAGIYPAMLAVMIAPTVGVDPFTISFLLPLLAIITIGSVGVAGVGGGATFAALIVLSAMDLPVALAGLLISVEPLIDMGRTALNVSGSITAGTVTSRVMGETDLAVYNSDDAPDLDEAEHAA is encoded by the coding sequence ATGGCAATTAACATCATTCTGAACCTGCTCGTTGCGCTGATCGTCTTCGCCTTCATGTTCCACCAGCAACGCAAACACGCGACGTTCACCGTGCGCGTCTTCACGGGCCTGGGCCTGGGCGTGCTGCTGGGCGCGGCCGTGCAGTGGCTGTACGGCGCCGGTTCGCCCGTCATCGCGGGCACCAATGAATACATCGACATCGTCGGCAGCGGCTATGTCAAACTGCTGCAGATGATCATCATGCCGCTGATCATGGTCTCCATCATCTCCGCCATTTTAAAGCTCAAGGATGCGAGTTCCCTGGGCAAGATCAGCGCGCTGACCATCGGCACCCTGCTCATTACCACCACGATCGCCGCCGCGCTGGGCATTTTGATGGCCAAGCTGTTCGGCCTGACGGCAGTCGGCCTGACCTCGAGCGCGGCCGAAGTGGCGCGCGGCGTGCAGCTGCAAGGCTCGCTGGAAACGGCGAAAGCCCTGTCGCTGCCGAAACTGCTGGTCAGCTTCGTCCCGACCAACCCCTTCCTCGACATGACGGGCGCGCGCAAGACGTCGACCATCGCCGTGGTCGTGTTCTCGATCTTCATCGGCATCTCGGCCACGGGCATCGCGGCGAAAAAGCCGGAAATTTTCGCGTCCTTCGAGCACTTCATGAAAGTGGCGCACGCCATCGTCATGCGCATGGTCACCCTGGTGCTGCGCCTGACGCCGTACGGCGTGTTCGCGCTGATGTTTGAAGTGGTGGCGTCGTCGAGCTACACGGACATCTTGAAATTGATCAACTTCGTCGTCGCCTCGTACAGCGCGCTGATATTGATGTTCCTCGTGCATCTGGCCATCATCGCCGGCGTGGGCCTGAACCCGCTGCGCTTCGTGAAAAAAGTCTTCCCCGTGCTGGCCTTCGCCTTTACCTCGCGCACCAGCGCCGGTTCCATCCCGATGAGCGTGCAGACGCAAACCCAGCGCCTGGGCACGCCGGAAGGCATCGCCAACTTCGCCGCCTCGTTCGGCTCGACCATCGGCCAGAATGGCTGCGCCGGCATCTATCCGGCCATGCTCGCCGTCATGATCGCCCCCACCGTCGGCGTCGATCCGTTCACCATCAGCTTCCTGCTGCCCTTGCTGGCCATCATCACCATCGGTTCCGTCGGCGTGGCCGGCGTGGGCGGCGGCGCCACGTTTGCCGCCCTGATCGTGCTGTCGGCGATGGACTTGCCCGTCGCGCTGGCCGGCTTGCTGATCTCCGTCGAACCGCTGATCGACATGGGCCGCACGGCCCTGAACGTGAGCGGCTCGATCACGGCCGGCACCGTCACCAGCCGGGTCATGGGCGAGACCGACCTGGCCGTCTACAACAGCGACGACGCGCCGGACCTGGATGAGGCGGAACACGCCGCCTAA
- a CDS encoding nuclear transport factor 2 family protein, whose translation MNALTEVQVLDAEERLRLAMMASDVAALNVLLADELLFTNHLGHLLSKHADLAAHEQRLLAITDLRASERHVRINGNVAVVSVRMQLTGKYHDVETHGDFRFTRVWAQDAAGALQVIAAHSGVVA comes from the coding sequence ATGAATGCTTTAACGGAAGTACAAGTGCTGGATGCGGAAGAGCGCTTGCGCCTGGCCATGATGGCGTCCGACGTGGCCGCGCTGAATGTCTTGCTGGCCGACGAGCTACTGTTTACGAATCACCTGGGTCATCTGCTGAGCAAGCATGCGGACCTGGCCGCGCACGAGCAGCGCCTGCTGGCCATCACGGACTTGCGCGCGTCCGAGCGCCATGTGCGCATCAACGGCAACGTGGCCGTGGTCTCCGTGCGCATGCAGTTGACGGGCAAGTATCACGACGTGGAAACGCATGGCGACTTCCGTTTTACGCGCGTGTGGGCGCAGGATGCGGCCGGCGCGCTGCAAGTGATCGCCGCCCATTCGGGCGTCGTGGCTTGA
- a CDS encoding IMPACT family protein, with protein MPFTIAAPVHSELIIKKSRFIGCVQPMTDRASAQQVVNDLRAQHPGACHVCWALLAGGQSAAVDDGEPSGTAGRPMLDVLRHQDLEGVLATVVRYFGGIKLGAGGLVRAYTDSVAQALLQAEKTAIVRQRTLRCTVPYAMEGMLRRELDGAGATLLNVAHGEDVLFDFSLPETAATALLAHLHEAGNGRIAWLKAEAEEEE; from the coding sequence ATGCCGTTTACCATTGCCGCCCCCGTCCACAGCGAACTGATCATCAAGAAAAGCCGTTTCATCGGTTGCGTGCAGCCGATGACGGACCGCGCCAGCGCGCAGCAGGTGGTCAATGACTTGAGGGCGCAGCATCCGGGCGCCTGCCACGTGTGCTGGGCGCTGCTGGCGGGCGGACAGTCGGCGGCCGTCGACGATGGCGAACCGAGCGGCACGGCCGGGCGGCCCATGCTCGACGTGCTGCGCCACCAGGACCTCGAAGGCGTGCTGGCCACCGTCGTGCGCTATTTTGGCGGCATCAAGCTCGGTGCGGGCGGCCTGGTGCGCGCCTACACGGACAGCGTGGCGCAAGCATTATTGCAGGCGGAAAAGACGGCCATCGTGCGCCAGCGCACCCTGCGCTGCACGGTACCGTATGCGATGGAAGGCATGCTGCGCCGCGAACTCGATGGCGCCGGCGCCACCCTGCTGAACGTGGCGCACGGGGAAGACGTGCTGTTCGACTTCAGCCTGCCTGAAACGGCGGCCACCGCCCTGCTCGCCCATCTGCATGAGGCGGGCAATGGGCGGATAGCCTGGCTGAAGGCAGAAGCCGAAGAGGAAGAATAA
- a CDS encoding AraC family transcriptional regulator has protein sequence MSFDTSNPPILPPAPPLRAMRIVQPQERVTAAHRHASGQLFGAMRGLLSVAADSGQWVVPASHCVWVPPHHVHALRSHGPFAGWSVYVDEASCAGLPAAPCVMRVSGLLREAVSRASTWGEGALEALDARQARVAGVILDEIAAAPHESFGLPLPTDPRLLRVARAVLDDLADERGVEALAAWAGVSPRTLARRFTIETGFTPSVWRQRARILRALERLAAGQPVTTIALDLGYDTVSAFIAMFKRVMGVTPGRYGDGSGSGNIGV, from the coding sequence ATGTCATTCGATACGTCAAATCCGCCAATCTTGCCGCCAGCACCGCCGCTGCGCGCCATGCGCATTGTCCAGCCGCAGGAAAGGGTGACGGCGGCGCACCGCCATGCCAGCGGCCAGCTGTTCGGCGCCATGCGGGGCTTGCTTTCCGTTGCCGCCGACAGCGGACAGTGGGTGGTGCCGGCCAGTCACTGTGTGTGGGTGCCGCCCCATCACGTCCACGCGCTGCGTTCGCACGGCCCGTTTGCGGGCTGGAGCGTATATGTGGACGAGGCCAGCTGCGCCGGCTTGCCCGCCGCGCCGTGCGTGATGCGCGTCTCGGGCTTGCTGCGCGAGGCGGTGAGCCGCGCCAGCACCTGGGGCGAGGGCGCGCTGGAGGCACTGGATGCGCGGCAGGCCCGGGTGGCGGGCGTGATCCTCGACGAGATCGCCGCCGCGCCGCACGAATCCTTCGGCTTGCCCCTACCCACGGACCCACGCCTGCTGCGCGTGGCGCGCGCCGTGCTTGACGACCTGGCCGACGAGCGTGGCGTGGAAGCACTGGCCGCCTGGGCCGGCGTCTCGCCGCGCACCCTCGCGCGCCGATTCACGATCGAGACGGGCTTTACCCCGTCCGTCTGGCGCCAGCGCGCCCGCATCCTGCGCGCCCTGGAACGATTGGCCGCCGGCCAGCCCGTCACGACGATTGCGCTGGACCTGGGTTACGACACCGTCAGCGCCTTCATCGCCATGTTCAAGCGGGTGATGGGGGTGACGCCGGGCAGGTATGGGGATGGCAGTGGATCGGGCAATATCGGTGTTTGA
- a CDS encoding DEAD/DEAH box helicase: MFDFTTLSKSAHADIPKTLQELFGQLDRKATHISLRLAQAAAMSAIDAQIDHHDVVVKLSTGSGKTVVGLVYAEMMRRRYKGDPVVYLCPTTQLVDQVVQTGQAIGVNVATFPAKGAPYEAFAGDMILACTYDRLFNSRSTFENNSIRPAAFVLDDVHAGIERVRQCYTAKLPAQCFVQLRELLKPLCENTDPATWRGIDAGAFDSRYEVPYWVWTAVQKSVMDLLEPHKEEEDLLFRWDNINRYAELARVCISGTGAEISLPLPAVEENAAYSMAKHRLFMSASIKDGSSLISDLGCDVAAFSRLIEPLEDAGAGERMILPTSLISNGVTKQEIANMCSGLAKYTNVVVLTNSTAHSKVWEESGATLSQGKQVDAAIETLRTSTKNYAVFAQRFDGVDLPDDACRILVIDGIPGGDRLCDQIDSSRQKDSPEYDVRAVNRFEQALGRPVRSSADYAAVLLVGTDIASFIGKKSVRNLLEGRTRVQVDLGKELSKMGPGKSISEVIWGMVAGLLSRNEGWKDAHRARVKEAPLTTRLSAELTTHEKVAIANREAWKYAKSRNFQAAVSVLREAANDRTLHPIQKAEILYRVATYLHQFEPGAAVDAYRAVFDMNSNFPRPEKVADRKFTKMSDQAVAVCAYFSEFVSANAAIARLDEIRGKLSFSLPADVVEQGLYELGVALGSASSRPEKQTGRGPDALWIFDDIAYCIEAKSEKAAPVHKSDAGQLYLSLEWCHQYVELDKNSVHPVFVTNVLAVDRVEDISYGPLVQDEATTLLLVEKLRQLVLGLSFDGPLFTEPALVAMRLAELGLRGRQLLPTLRKLKP; this comes from the coding sequence ATGTTTGATTTCACGACACTCTCAAAGTCTGCTCACGCGGATATTCCCAAAACCTTACAAGAACTATTTGGTCAGTTGGATAGGAAGGCTACCCACATCAGTTTGCGATTGGCGCAGGCCGCTGCAATGTCCGCGATTGACGCTCAAATTGACCATCACGACGTGGTTGTTAAGCTCAGTACCGGCTCCGGGAAAACAGTGGTTGGACTGGTCTACGCTGAAATGATGCGGCGTAGATACAAGGGCGACCCAGTAGTTTATCTCTGTCCAACGACCCAGCTTGTAGATCAGGTCGTCCAAACTGGCCAAGCGATCGGAGTGAATGTCGCTACGTTTCCAGCCAAGGGTGCACCCTACGAGGCATTCGCTGGCGATATGATATTGGCATGTACTTACGACAGACTCTTCAACTCTAGGTCAACCTTTGAGAACAACTCAATTCGTCCAGCAGCGTTCGTTTTAGATGACGTTCATGCAGGTATTGAACGAGTGCGCCAGTGTTATACGGCGAAGTTGCCCGCTCAATGTTTTGTCCAACTTCGTGAGCTGCTGAAGCCGCTTTGCGAGAATACTGATCCTGCTACTTGGCGAGGAATCGATGCGGGAGCTTTTGATTCGCGTTACGAGGTGCCTTACTGGGTATGGACAGCGGTCCAAAAATCGGTCATGGATTTGCTTGAACCACATAAGGAAGAAGAAGACCTTTTGTTCCGCTGGGATAACATCAATCGGTATGCCGAATTGGCAAGAGTTTGTATTTCGGGGACCGGTGCGGAGATTTCGTTGCCCCTCCCAGCAGTGGAGGAAAACGCAGCCTACAGCATGGCGAAGCACCGATTGTTTATGTCTGCGAGTATAAAAGATGGATCGTCGTTGATCTCAGACTTGGGCTGTGATGTGGCTGCCTTTTCGAGATTAATCGAACCACTGGAGGATGCAGGGGCAGGTGAGCGCATGATTCTACCGACTTCGTTGATTAGCAACGGAGTTACCAAGCAAGAGATCGCGAACATGTGCTCGGGACTCGCTAAATATACGAACGTTGTGGTGTTAACCAATTCCACCGCACATTCGAAAGTATGGGAAGAGTCTGGGGCGACACTTTCACAGGGGAAGCAGGTAGACGCTGCAATCGAAACGTTGCGAACAAGCACCAAGAACTATGCGGTCTTTGCACAGCGATTTGATGGCGTTGACCTTCCTGATGATGCCTGCCGAATTTTGGTTATTGATGGAATTCCCGGTGGGGATCGTCTTTGTGATCAGATTGACTCCAGTCGGCAGAAAGATTCACCAGAGTACGATGTCCGCGCTGTGAATCGGTTTGAGCAGGCATTAGGGCGGCCCGTTCGATCGAGCGCAGACTATGCGGCTGTACTTTTAGTTGGAACCGATATAGCTTCATTTATTGGCAAAAAATCGGTTCGAAACTTGCTGGAGGGGAGAACTCGGGTGCAAGTTGACCTGGGGAAGGAACTGTCGAAAATGGGGCCAGGAAAATCCATTTCGGAAGTGATCTGGGGAATGGTTGCGGGTCTACTTAGTCGCAACGAGGGTTGGAAAGATGCTCACCGGGCGCGGGTAAAGGAAGCACCGTTGACAACGAGGTTAAGTGCAGAGCTTACTACTCATGAGAAGGTCGCTATCGCGAACCGGGAAGCATGGAAGTACGCGAAATCAAGGAATTTCCAGGCTGCGGTGTCAGTCTTGCGGGAGGCTGCCAACGACAGAACGCTGCATCCAATTCAGAAGGCAGAAATCCTGTATCGCGTTGCTACTTATTTGCATCAATTTGAGCCTGGTGCGGCAGTTGATGCCTATCGTGCAGTGTTTGATATGAACTCGAACTTCCCGAGGCCGGAAAAGGTGGCTGATAGAAAATTCACCAAAATGAGTGATCAAGCTGTAGCCGTATGCGCGTATTTCAGCGAATTCGTCTCCGCTAATGCCGCGATAGCACGACTAGATGAAATTCGCGGCAAGCTGAGTTTTTCATTGCCCGCAGATGTGGTTGAGCAAGGTTTATATGAGCTTGGTGTAGCGCTAGGATCTGCATCTAGTCGCCCCGAGAAACAAACTGGACGTGGGCCAGATGCGCTTTGGATTTTCGATGACATTGCCTATTGCATTGAGGCAAAGAGCGAGAAGGCTGCCCCTGTTCACAAAAGCGATGCAGGACAGCTTTATCTCAGCCTTGAGTGGTGTCATCAGTATGTTGAGCTGGATAAGAACTCCGTTCATCCAGTTTTTGTCACAAATGTGCTGGCGGTTGATCGAGTTGAGGATATTTCTTACGGTCCGCTTGTTCAGGATGAAGCTACTACGCTCTTATTGGTGGAAAAGCTTAGGCAGCTAGTACTCGGGCTTTCCTTCGATGGCCCCCTATTCACGGAACCAGCACTGGTAGCTATGCGTTTAGCGGAGCTTGGGCTTCGTGGGCGGCAATTGTTGCCTACATTGCGGAAGCTGAAGCCCTGA
- a CDS encoding MarR family winged helix-turn-helix transcriptional regulator, whose translation MLITEDLPIPERALALSDDLRVAFKRLLRSMQREGGELDAHVSMMQYMLLALIHEQPGIGVAALARLQNVRGPTVSAQVKSLEEAGLVERSAPDPQDRRRSGLHVSAQGLTMLEALRARRRDALARRIARLSPQQVDALEAAMQPLLEIGQA comes from the coding sequence ATGCTTATTACCGAAGACCTTCCCATCCCCGAACGCGCGCTGGCGCTGTCCGATGACTTGCGCGTGGCGTTCAAGCGCCTGTTGCGCTCCATGCAGCGCGAAGGGGGCGAGCTGGATGCCCATGTGTCGATGATGCAGTACATGCTGCTGGCCCTGATCCACGAGCAGCCGGGCATCGGCGTGGCCGCGCTGGCGCGGCTGCAGAACGTGCGCGGGCCCACCGTCAGCGCCCAGGTCAAGTCGCTCGAAGAGGCGGGGCTGGTCGAGCGCAGCGCGCCCGATCCGCAGGACCGCCGGCGTTCGGGCCTGCACGTGTCCGCGCAAGGCTTGACCATGCTCGAGGCCCTGCGCGCGCGGCGTCGCGATGCGCTGGCGCGGCGCATCGCCCGCTTGTCGCCGCAGCAGGTCGATGCACTGGAAGCCGCCATGCAGCCCTTGCTTGAGATCGGACAAGCATGA
- a CDS encoding MDR family MFS transporter: MSRHDQASDAVKPVTEREVRAIYLGLMAVLGLGALDQSIVATALPRIVDDLGGMAHLSWVVTAYVLASTATMPLYGKLADQYGRRPMIFTALLTFLLGSVLCGLAQNMTELIIFRAIQGLGAGGFMPLAQIIIGDIVPPAERGKRQGMVPVVFAVTSVLGPVLGGVITDALSWHWIFYVNLPIGAAAFVIIARAMRKPARMHAHQIDYLGSALLTGAITAALLVLALGGTEWPWDSLAIKVCGGIAVLLGAWLAVHVGRVDEPVLPPDLFENRTFNIASLVMAMTFMGLMGASVFFPLFFQLVMGTSPAESGVMTVAMMVGLVASSMFNGRVLSRSGKYKMVQVAGLAVALLAFAVLAWAMETSRGYWVIEPAIFLLGTGLGLVMPNMTIAVQNALPLARRGVGTAMLAFFRSLGGLLGVTASGAILAHQLHKHGVEAVSALGAQAAVQTVEVYRHAIASVFGAGAVLLLVGLVFLLFLPELPLEGHPATLKPKTDQ, translated from the coding sequence ATGAGCCGCCACGATCAAGCCTCCGATGCTGTAAAACCCGTCACCGAGCGCGAAGTGCGCGCCATCTACCTGGGGCTGATGGCCGTGCTGGGCCTGGGCGCGCTGGACCAGAGCATCGTCGCCACGGCCTTGCCGCGCATCGTCGACGACCTGGGCGGCATGGCGCATCTGTCGTGGGTGGTGACGGCGTATGTGCTGGCGTCGACGGCCACCATGCCCCTGTACGGCAAGCTGGCCGACCAGTACGGCCGCCGCCCCATGATCTTCACGGCGCTGCTGACCTTTTTGCTCGGCTCCGTGCTGTGCGGGCTGGCGCAGAACATGACGGAGCTGATCATTTTCCGCGCCATCCAGGGCCTCGGCGCGGGCGGCTTCATGCCGCTGGCGCAAATCATCATCGGCGACATCGTGCCGCCGGCCGAGCGGGGCAAGCGGCAGGGCATGGTGCCCGTCGTGTTTGCCGTCACCAGCGTGCTGGGTCCCGTGCTGGGCGGCGTCATCACGGATGCCCTGTCGTGGCACTGGATTTTCTATGTGAACCTGCCCATCGGCGCGGCCGCCTTTGTCATCATCGCGCGCGCCATGCGCAAGCCGGCGCGCATGCATGCGCACCAGATCGATTACCTGGGTTCCGCTTTGCTGACGGGCGCCATCACGGCGGCCCTGCTGGTGCTGGCGCTGGGCGGCACGGAGTGGCCATGGGACTCTCTCGCCATCAAGGTGTGCGGCGGCATTGCTGTGTTGCTGGGCGCCTGGCTGGCCGTCCACGTGGGCAGGGTGGACGAACCCGTGCTGCCGCCCGACCTGTTCGAGAACCGCACCTTCAATATCGCCAGCCTGGTGATGGCCATGACTTTCATGGGGCTGATGGGCGCCAGCGTCTTCTTCCCCCTGTTCTTCCAGCTGGTGATGGGCACGAGTCCCGCCGAATCGGGCGTGATGACGGTGGCGATGATGGTGGGGCTGGTGGCGTCGTCGATGTTCAATGGCCGCGTGCTGTCGCGCTCGGGCAAGTACAAGATGGTGCAGGTGGCGGGGCTGGCCGTGGCGCTGCTGGCGTTTGCCGTGCTGGCCTGGGCCATGGAAACGTCGCGCGGTTACTGGGTCATCGAACCGGCCATCTTTCTGCTCGGCACGGGATTAGGATTGGTGATGCCGAACATGACGATCGCCGTGCAAAATGCCTTGCCCCTGGCGCGCCGCGGCGTGGGCACGGCCATGCTGGCCTTTTTCCGTTCGCTGGGCGGCTTGCTCGGCGTGACGGCGTCCGGCGCCATCCTCGCGCACCAGCTGCACAAGCATGGCGTGGAAGCCGTGTCGGCGCTGGGCGCGCAGGCGGCGGTGCAGACGGTCGAGGTGTACCGCCATGCGATCGCCAGCGTGTTTGGCGCCGGCGCCGTGCTGCTGCTGGTGGGACTGGTCTTCCTGCTGTTCCTGCCGGAACTGCCCCTGGAGGGGCATCCGGCAACGTTAAAGCCCAAGACCGATCAGTAG
- a CDS encoding NADH:flavin oxidoreductase/NADH oxidase — protein MSALFQPYTLKNVTLRNRIAVPPMCQYMAVDGQANDWHLSHYAGMARGGAGLVIVEATAVAPEGRITPGCTGIWNDDLAQAFVPVVKAIKAAGSVPGIQIAHAGRKASANRPWEGDDHIAEGDARGWQTIAPSAIAFGGGLGKVPRAMDLDDIARVKQNFVDAAIRAREVGFEWLELHFAHGYLAQSFFSAHSNQRDDIYGGSVENRSRFLLETLKAVREVWPEHLPLTIRFGVLEFDGRDEQTLLESIGLVRQFKDAGMDMISVSMGFTIPDVSIPWGPAFMGPIAERVRTEAGVPVSSAWGFGTPAIAERVVKEEQLDVVMVGKAHLANPHWAYFAAKELGVERASWTLPAPYAHWLERY, from the coding sequence ATGTCCGCCCTCTTCCAGCCCTACACCCTCAAAAACGTCACCTTGCGCAACCGCATCGCCGTGCCGCCCATGTGCCAGTACATGGCCGTCGATGGCCAGGCCAACGACTGGCATCTGTCGCATTACGCGGGCATGGCCCGTGGCGGCGCCGGGCTGGTGATCGTCGAAGCGACGGCCGTGGCGCCCGAAGGCCGCATCACGCCCGGCTGCACGGGCATCTGGAACGATGACCTGGCGCAAGCCTTCGTGCCCGTCGTGAAAGCCATCAAGGCGGCCGGCTCCGTGCCCGGCATCCAGATCGCCCACGCGGGCCGCAAGGCCAGCGCCAACCGCCCATGGGAAGGCGACGACCACATTGCTGAAGGCGACGCGCGCGGCTGGCAAACCATCGCCCCGTCCGCCATCGCCTTCGGCGGCGGCCTGGGCAAGGTGCCGCGCGCCATGGACCTCGACGATATCGCCCGCGTGAAACAGAACTTCGTCGACGCGGCCATCCGCGCCCGCGAAGTGGGCTTCGAATGGCTGGAACTGCACTTCGCCCACGGCTACCTGGCACAAAGCTTCTTTTCCGCCCATTCGAACCAGCGCGACGACATCTATGGCGGCAGCGTGGAAAACCGCAGCCGCTTCCTGCTGGAAACCTTGAAAGCCGTGCGTGAAGTGTGGCCCGAGCACCTGCCGCTGACCATCCGTTTCGGCGTGCTGGAATTCGACGGCCGCGACGAGCAAACCCTGCTCGAATCAATCGGCCTCGTGCGCCAGTTCAAGGATGCGGGCATGGACATGATCAGCGTCAGCATGGGCTTTACCATTCCCGACGTGTCGATTCCGTGGGGCCCGGCCTTCATGGGACCGATTGCCGAGCGCGTGCGCACGGAGGCGGGCGTACCTGTCTCGTCCGCCTGGGGCTTCGGCACGCCGGCCATCGCCGAGCGCGTCGTCAAGGAAGAACAGCTGGACGTGGTGATGGTCGGCAAGGCGCACCTGGCCAATCCGCACTGGGCATACTTTGCCGCCAAAGAACTCGGCGTGGAACGCGCCTCGTGGACCTTGCCGGCACCGTACGCGCACTGGCTCGAGCGCTACTGA
- a CDS encoding ArsR/SmtB family transcription factor, with amino-acid sequence MRPHKHPPASEFVLERVLYALSDSIRLDIVRHLARVDAAACGDLDGGRPKSTVSHHFKVLREAGLVYTENAGTTHMNTLRRADIDSRFPGLLDAILAQQPQANQP; translated from the coding sequence ATGCGTCCACACAAACATCCTCCCGCCAGCGAATTCGTCCTCGAGCGCGTGCTCTACGCCTTGAGCGATTCGATCCGCCTCGACATCGTGCGCCACCTGGCCAGAGTCGACGCGGCCGCTTGCGGCGACCTCGACGGCGGGCGGCCGAAATCGACCGTCTCTCACCATTTCAAGGTCTTGCGCGAAGCGGGCCTCGTCTACACGGAAAACGCGGGCACGACGCACATGAATACGCTGCGCCGCGCCGATATCGACAGCCGTTTCCCCGGCTTGCTCGACGCCATCCTCGCGCAGCAGCCGCAAGCGAATCAGCCCTGA